The following proteins are co-located in the Haloarcula rubripromontorii genome:
- the cbiG gene encoding cobalt-precorrin 5A hydrolase, which yields MSTDTDNESSSNSCKAPDSDGEVAEDIAIVAFERKMDTAEDIVDGIGDRYESIDILEYHGDVFEEYWGEYDCFIGLMASGIAMRKTAHLLDDKWDDPAICVVDEELTWAIPITGGHHGANQVADDLASMGAVPAMTTASEAADKQGVEKQAKALDAHVVNGDSTVATNLAVLDDELGPIERLDGPKAVLVDDDVTVLKRNKDDGVVLGTGSVAGADVEQFHAAWEQALDEADLDRGDVEFVATGTRKADEDGMLAAAEEWGLGVVAFEKETLEEFEGPTPSRSKELIGWPGIAEASAIAAGREHDLLAEKTRYDEAVTVAIGR from the coding sequence ATGAGCACTGACACAGACAACGAATCCAGTTCGAACAGTTGCAAAGCGCCCGACTCCGACGGCGAGGTGGCAGAGGACATCGCCATCGTCGCCTTCGAGCGGAAGATGGACACCGCCGAAGACATCGTCGACGGCATCGGCGACCGCTACGAGTCCATCGACATCCTCGAATACCACGGCGACGTGTTCGAGGAGTACTGGGGCGAATACGACTGTTTCATCGGTCTGATGGCCAGCGGTATCGCAATGCGCAAGACCGCGCACCTGCTCGACGACAAGTGGGACGACCCCGCCATCTGTGTCGTCGACGAGGAACTCACGTGGGCCATCCCCATCACCGGCGGCCACCACGGCGCGAACCAGGTCGCCGACGACCTGGCGAGCATGGGCGCGGTCCCAGCGATGACCACCGCCAGCGAGGCCGCGGACAAGCAGGGCGTCGAGAAGCAGGCGAAGGCGCTGGACGCCCACGTGGTCAACGGCGACTCGACGGTCGCGACGAACCTCGCCGTGCTCGACGACGAACTCGGCCCCATCGAGCGCCTCGACGGGCCGAAAGCAGTGCTGGTCGACGACGATGTGACCGTGCTCAAACGTAACAAAGACGACGGCGTCGTCCTCGGAACCGGTAGCGTTGCCGGCGCGGATGTCGAGCAGTTCCACGCGGCCTGGGAGCAGGCGCTGGACGAGGCTGACCTCGACCGCGGCGACGTGGAGTTCGTCGCAACAGGCACCCGGAAAGCCGATGAGGACGGCATGCTCGCCGCGGCTGAGGAGTGGGGCCTGGGCGTCGTCGCATTCGAGAAGGAGACCCTAGAGGAGTTCGAGGGTCCCACGCCCTCGCGCTCGAAGGAACTCATCGGCTGGCCGGGCATCGCCGAGGCCTCGGCTATTGCCGCCGGTCGCGAACACGACCTGCTGGCCGAGAAGACGCGCTACGACGAGGCCGTTACCGTCGCCATCGGGCGCTAA
- a CDS encoding cobalt-precorrin-4/precorrin-4 C(11)-methyltransferase: MTDEAGETDPQTAIDSVAGNRDDRVYEYSAGDEQEGIPFVGAGPGNPRLLTVAGRDLLADADLVVHAGSLVNSELLEEYCEDAETVSSIGKDLEELIPLMRDAYEAGDTVVRLHSGDPAIYGAALEQMDALEHEGVPTYIVPGVTSAFAASATMRTQLTLNEVANHVAFTRPQGKTLDEDEDHISEFVGMGDVTTCIYLGTHAVGETMDRLLEDGHDPDTPVAAVYHASWPDEDVIEGTIETIGEKVEDAGYRASAMVVIGDAVGGEDYERSFLYGDWANRGSDADSQEADD; this comes from the coding sequence ATGACTGACGAGGCTGGCGAGACGGACCCGCAGACGGCCATCGACTCCGTCGCCGGGAACCGCGACGACCGCGTGTACGAGTACAGTGCCGGCGACGAGCAGGAGGGCATCCCCTTCGTCGGGGCCGGCCCCGGAAATCCCCGTCTGCTGACCGTCGCTGGCCGCGACCTGCTGGCCGACGCCGACCTCGTGGTCCACGCCGGCTCGCTCGTCAACAGCGAACTGCTGGAGGAGTACTGTGAGGACGCGGAGACAGTGTCCTCCATCGGCAAGGACCTCGAAGAGCTGATTCCGCTGATGCGGGACGCCTACGAGGCCGGCGACACCGTGGTCCGGCTTCACAGCGGCGACCCCGCCATCTACGGCGCGGCGCTGGAGCAGATGGACGCGCTTGAACACGAGGGCGTGCCGACCTACATCGTCCCCGGCGTCACCTCCGCCTTCGCCGCCAGCGCGACGATGCGAACCCAGTTGACGCTGAACGAGGTCGCCAACCACGTCGCCTTCACCCGCCCGCAGGGCAAGACGCTGGACGAAGACGAGGACCACATCTCCGAGTTCGTCGGCATGGGCGACGTGACGACCTGTATCTATCTGGGGACCCACGCCGTGGGCGAGACGATGGACAGGCTACTCGAAGACGGCCACGACCCCGACACGCCCGTCGCCGCGGTGTACCACGCGTCCTGGCCCGACGAGGACGTCATCGAGGGGACCATCGAGACCATCGGCGAAAAAGTCGAGGACGCCGGCTACCGCGCCTCCGCGATGGTCGTCATCGGCGACGCCGTCGGCGGCGAGGACTACGAGCGGTCGTTCCTCTATGGCGACTGGGCGAACCGGGGAAGCGACGCGGATTCACAGGAGGCTGACGACTGA
- a CDS encoding cobalt-factor II C(20)-methyltransferase translates to MTLYGIGLGPGQPDLVTVRGKRALESADVVYSPGRLSRSVATEHVPEDRIGDLDFPMTRDEEKLREAWKAAAAEIAPTARDGDAAFVTLGDPNVYSTFGHLRRTLAAFHPEVDLEVVPGVSAMSAFATALGVEITAGSSLALREADRGASPTGPDRMILFKVTDAPATHEGLVEAGYDVVYGRRLFMEQGETIVTDDPTEIDERDYYTLAYAEKPETRVEQATDAFLEAADESGVVTDGGENGSGAVARQERSEAALCGDEVQHD, encoded by the coding sequence ATGACGCTCTACGGCATCGGCCTCGGTCCCGGCCAGCCCGACTTAGTTACCGTCCGCGGGAAGCGCGCGCTGGAATCCGCCGACGTAGTGTACTCGCCGGGGCGGCTCTCGCGGTCGGTCGCGACCGAACACGTTCCCGAGGACCGCATCGGCGACCTCGACTTCCCGATGACGCGCGACGAGGAGAAACTGCGCGAGGCGTGGAAGGCGGCCGCCGCCGAAATCGCGCCGACCGCCCGCGACGGCGACGCCGCCTTCGTCACGCTCGGGGACCCGAACGTCTACTCGACGTTCGGTCACCTCCGGCGGACGCTGGCCGCGTTCCACCCCGAGGTCGACCTCGAAGTGGTGCCCGGCGTCAGCGCCATGTCGGCCTTTGCGACGGCGCTGGGCGTGGAAATCACCGCCGGGTCGAGCCTCGCACTCCGAGAGGCCGACCGCGGCGCGTCGCCGACCGGCCCCGACCGGATGATTCTGTTCAAGGTGACCGACGCGCCGGCCACCCACGAGGGGCTGGTCGAGGCCGGTTACGACGTGGTGTACGGCCGCCGGCTGTTCATGGAGCAGGGCGAGACCATCGTCACCGACGACCCGACCGAGATCGACGAGCGAGACTACTACACGCTGGCCTACGCCGAGAAACCCGAGACGCGCGTCGAGCAGGCGACCGACGCCTTCCTCGAAGCCGCCGACGAGAGCGGTGTCGTGACCGACGGCGGCGAGAACGGTTCCGGAGCAGTCGCGCGACAGGAACGCTCTGAAGCCGCCCTTTGCGGTGACGAGGTGCAGCATGACTGA
- the cbiT gene encoding precorrin-6Y C5,15-methyltransferase (decarboxylating) subunit CbiT has product MSRVSLPHDAKAGPTKPEVRAVLASKLALTEADHFVEVGSCTGAVTITAARRAGRVTALERKGNRLDVTRKNLAANDVDANVELREAEAPEGLPDDADALFLGGSRNYEAVLDHAVETGVDRIVMNVSRLEVAGAATEAFRERDILEEVVQFQVSHGYELAGATSFNSENPVYMLVGSASEDVAADGGSPAEAGATNGGDR; this is encoded by the coding sequence ATGTCCCGCGTCTCGCTCCCACACGATGCGAAGGCCGGTCCCACCAAGCCGGAGGTCCGGGCCGTCCTCGCCAGCAAACTCGCTCTCACCGAGGCTGACCACTTCGTGGAGGTCGGTTCCTGTACCGGTGCCGTCACCATCACGGCGGCGCGCCGGGCCGGGCGAGTCACTGCACTCGAACGCAAGGGGAATCGACTCGACGTGACTCGCAAGAACCTCGCCGCCAACGACGTCGACGCCAACGTCGAACTCCGCGAGGCCGAGGCCCCGGAGGGCCTGCCCGACGACGCCGACGCCCTCTTCCTCGGCGGGTCGCGCAACTACGAGGCCGTTCTCGATCACGCGGTCGAGACCGGCGTCGACCGAATCGTGATGAACGTCTCGCGGCTCGAAGTCGCCGGCGCGGCGACGGAGGCCTTCCGCGAACGCGATATTCTGGAGGAAGTCGTCCAGTTTCAGGTGAGCCACGGCTACGAACTCGCCGGCGCGACGAGCTTCAATTCGGAGAATCCAGTGTACATGCTCGTCGGCAGCGCCAGCGAGGACGTTGCCGCTGACGGCGGATCGCCGGCAGAAGCTGGGGCGACGAACGGAGGCGACCGATGA
- a CDS encoding sensor histidine kinase — MLTVPSEETVFDFARSLGSGISPSGLVVASLGFFLTRFTVTLAVSDGPMAFVFGGVLPLVLGLGLSAFGVALAVGEFERAFVRTVTLWCLAGTGAMFVLVLVTLVGNGGMGPLSTAGSRTYLSNFLIGGGVGGALTGVYAGRSNRQQHELEQQAARLDLVNRILRDRVLNALTVIRGRVELAESRDDAGAAEALSVIDNRSAGVQQVVENMKHIAHDGTDLSLDAVPVVPCVESGLDAVRESHPSADYDLRADVPPDLRVQANTMLDSLVAHLVENAVVYNDSDTPHVEVSVTAAEDTVSINVSDNGPGLPERQLDLIARGEIGSYEDRSTGFGLDLVRLLVRSYGGRTAATVTDGGTTVTLTLPRVSADGGVVTSRTDAAFGLPPRRLGLAIGASLVAAVVMGVPMQALSGGVPVIGALYGVQNPLVGWLTHGFHSVVFGLVYAALVRSVPGHRSDRFQYYGVALAWSVALWLVAAGLVMPVWLSLVGIEASLPNLTLATLVGHLLWGGSLAALYRYGCRSL, encoded by the coding sequence TTGCTGACAGTCCCGTCGGAAGAGACCGTGTTCGACTTTGCCCGTTCTCTGGGCAGCGGCATCTCGCCGTCTGGACTCGTCGTCGCCAGCCTCGGTTTTTTTCTGACCCGGTTTACCGTCACGCTGGCGGTCAGCGACGGCCCGATGGCGTTCGTCTTCGGCGGCGTATTGCCGCTAGTGCTCGGTCTGGGGCTGTCTGCGTTCGGTGTCGCCCTTGCCGTCGGCGAGTTTGAACGCGCCTTCGTGCGGACGGTCACGCTGTGGTGTCTCGCCGGCACTGGCGCGATGTTCGTCCTCGTTCTGGTGACGCTGGTCGGAAACGGCGGCATGGGCCCGCTCTCAACCGCTGGGAGTCGGACGTACTTGTCGAACTTCCTCATCGGTGGCGGCGTCGGCGGGGCGCTCACCGGCGTCTACGCCGGTCGGTCGAACCGACAGCAACACGAACTGGAACAGCAGGCCGCCCGGCTCGACCTGGTCAACCGCATCCTGCGCGACCGGGTGTTGAACGCGCTGACGGTCATCCGTGGCCGGGTGGAACTCGCGGAGTCGCGCGACGACGCCGGAGCGGCCGAGGCCCTGTCGGTCATCGACAACCGTTCGGCCGGCGTCCAGCAGGTCGTCGAGAACATGAAACACATCGCCCACGACGGGACCGATCTGTCGCTGGATGCTGTCCCCGTCGTCCCGTGCGTGGAGTCGGGCCTCGACGCTGTCCGTGAGTCACACCCGTCGGCCGACTACGACCTTCGAGCCGACGTGCCGCCGGACCTTCGAGTGCAGGCCAACACGATGCTCGACAGCCTCGTCGCGCATCTGGTCGAGAACGCGGTTGTCTACAATGACAGCGATACGCCCCACGTCGAGGTTTCGGTCACCGCTGCCGAGGACACTGTCAGTATCAACGTCAGCGACAACGGTCCGGGACTGCCCGAGCGGCAACTTGACCTGATTGCCCGCGGTGAGATCGGCTCATACGAGGACCGCTCGACCGGTTTCGGGCTAGATCTCGTTCGCTTGCTCGTCCGGAGCTACGGCGGGCGGACGGCGGCTACCGTTACGGACGGCGGAACGACAGTCACGCTGACGCTGCCGCGGGTTTCGGCCGACGGTGGCGTCGTGACTTCCCGGACCGACGCCGCGTTCGGGCTCCCGCCGCGCCGCCTGGGCCTGGCCATCGGTGCGTCGCTCGTCGCCGCCGTCGTCATGGGCGTCCCGATGCAGGCCCTCTCCGGTGGTGTTCCCGTCATCGGGGCGCTGTACGGTGTCCAGAACCCACTGGTCGGGTGGCTCACCCACGGCTTCCACAGCGTCGTCTTCGGGCTGGTGTACGCCGCACTGGTCCGGAGTGTGCCGGGCCACCGCTCCGACCGGTTCCAGTATTATGGGGTCGCCCTCGCCTGGTCGGTCGCGCTCTGGCTCGTCGCGGCCGGGCTCGTCATGCCGGTGTGGCTCTCGCTCGTGGGCATCGAGGCGAGCCTGCCCAACCTCACCCTGGCGACGCTGGTCGGGCACCTCCTCTGGGGCGGTTCCCTGGCCGCGCTGTATCGCTACGGCTGTCGGTCGCTCTGA
- the uvrB gene encoding excinuclease ABC subunit UvrB codes for MSDSGGPLSIDRPDADREFRVDAPFEPAGDQPEAIEQLASGFRQGIDRQTLLGVTGSGKTNTVSWVVEEIQKPTLVIAHNKTLAAQLYEEFRELFPDNAVEYFVSYYDYYQPEAYVEQTDTFIDKDASINDEIDRLRHSATRSLLTRDDVIVVASVSAIYGLGDPRNYIDMSLSLEVGQKIERDDLLGRLVDLNYERNDVDFTQGTFRVRGDTLEIYPMYGRYALRVEFWGDEIDRMLKVDPLEGEVKSEEPAALIHPAEHYSIPEQRLQRAIDEIEELLDQRIRYFERQGNHVAAQRIEERTTFDIEMMQETGYCSGIENYSVHLSDRETGEAPYTLLDYFPDDFLTVVDESHQTLPQIRGQFEGDKSRKESLVENGFRLPTAFDNRPLTFNEFEEKTDQTLYVSATPGDYERDHSDQVVEQIVRPTHLVDPAVEIASATGQVEDLLERIDGRVERDERVLVTTLTKRMAEDLTEYLEESGVDVAYMHDETDTLERHELIRSLRLGDIDVLVGINLLREGLDIPEVSLVAILDADQEGFLRSETTLVQTMGRAARNVNGEVVLYADEQSNAMQSAIEETQRRRRIQQQYNEEHGFEPTTIEKEVGETNLPGSKTDTGGISGEGASDADEAARQIEQLEERMQEAADNLEFELAADIRDRIRELREEFDLDGGDDSDGVPAPGPEF; via the coding sequence ATGAGCGATTCCGGTGGCCCCCTCTCTATCGACCGTCCCGACGCCGACCGCGAGTTCCGTGTCGACGCCCCGTTCGAGCCGGCGGGCGACCAGCCCGAGGCCATCGAACAACTTGCGTCGGGCTTCCGGCAGGGAATAGATCGACAGACCCTGCTCGGCGTGACCGGCTCCGGGAAGACCAACACCGTCTCCTGGGTCGTTGAGGAGATTCAAAAGCCGACGCTGGTCATCGCCCACAACAAGACCCTCGCGGCCCAACTGTACGAGGAGTTCCGCGAGCTGTTCCCGGACAACGCCGTCGAGTACTTCGTCTCCTACTACGACTACTACCAGCCCGAGGCCTACGTCGAGCAGACGGACACGTTCATCGACAAGGACGCCTCTATCAACGACGAGATCGACCGGCTGCGCCACTCGGCGACGCGCTCGCTGCTCACCCGGGACGACGTCATCGTCGTCGCGTCGGTGTCGGCCATCTACGGCCTCGGTGACCCGCGAAACTACATCGACATGTCCCTCTCGCTGGAAGTCGGGCAGAAAATCGAGCGTGACGACCTCCTCGGTCGCCTGGTCGACCTGAACTACGAGCGCAACGACGTGGACTTCACGCAGGGGACCTTCCGCGTGCGCGGGGACACGCTTGAAATTTACCCGATGTACGGCCGCTACGCCCTCCGCGTGGAGTTCTGGGGCGACGAGATTGACCGGATGCTGAAGGTCGACCCGCTGGAAGGCGAGGTCAAAAGCGAGGAGCCGGCCGCCCTGATACACCCGGCGGAACACTACTCGATTCCCGAACAGCGCCTCCAGCGCGCCATCGACGAAATCGAGGAGCTACTGGACCAGCGCATCCGCTACTTCGAGCGCCAGGGGAACCACGTCGCCGCCCAGCGCATCGAGGAGCGGACCACCTTCGACATCGAGATGATGCAGGAGACGGGCTACTGCTCGGGCATCGAGAACTACTCGGTCCACCTCTCTGACCGTGAAACCGGCGAGGCCCCCTACACGCTGCTGGACTACTTCCCCGACGACTTCCTCACCGTCGTCGACGAGTCCCACCAGACGCTCCCACAGATTCGCGGCCAGTTCGAGGGCGACAAGAGCCGCAAGGAGAGCCTCGTCGAGAACGGCTTCCGCCTGCCGACGGCGTTCGACAACCGCCCGCTCACCTTCAACGAGTTCGAGGAGAAGACCGACCAGACGCTGTACGTCAGCGCCACGCCCGGCGACTACGAGCGCGACCACAGCGACCAGGTCGTCGAGCAGATCGTCCGCCCGACCCACCTCGTCGACCCGGCCGTCGAAATCGCCTCCGCGACGGGGCAGGTCGAGGACCTGCTTGAACGCATCGACGGCCGCGTCGAGCGCGACGAGCGCGTGCTGGTCACGACGCTGACAAAGCGGATGGCCGAGGACCTCACGGAGTACTTGGAGGAGTCCGGCGTCGACGTGGCCTACATGCACGACGAGACGGACACGCTGGAGCGGCACGAACTCATCCGGTCGCTCCGCCTGGGTGACATCGATGTGCTGGTCGGCATCAATCTGCTCCGGGAAGGGCTGGACATCCCGGAGGTGTCTCTCGTGGCGATTCTGGACGCCGACCAGGAGGGGTTCCTGCGTTCGGAGACGACGCTCGTCCAGACGATGGGGCGGGCCGCCCGGAATGTTAACGGCGAAGTGGTGCTGTACGCCGACGAGCAGAGCAACGCCATGCAGTCGGCCATCGAGGAGACCCAGCGACGCCGCCGCATCCAGCAGCAGTACAACGAGGAACACGGCTTCGAGCCGACGACAATCGAGAAGGAGGTCGGCGAGACGAACCTGCCGGGGAGCAAGACTGACACCGGCGGCATCTCGGGCGAGGGGGCGAGCGACGCCGACGAGGCCGCCCGCCAGATCGAACAACTGGAGGAGCGAATGCAGGAAGCCGCGGACAACCTGGAGTTCGAACTCGCCGCGGACATCCGCGACCGCATCCGCGAACTGCGTGAGGAGTTCGACCTCGACGGCGGCGACGACAGCGACGGCGTGCCGGCACCCGGGCCGGAGTTCTGA